The sequence below is a genomic window from Campylobacter sp. MIT 12-8780.
ACATTTGAAAAGGCTGTATTTTTGCTGATCGTTCCAGCTGCGTCTTGATACTCTGTAGCTTGGAAATTCATATTTTTAGGATCAGCGGTTAAAGGAGCCGACGCAGCACCACCTATCGTTGTTAAAGATGGTGTTGTGGTGGTTTCATTTGGATTTGAGATCACATAGTTTCCAGTTTCATTGACTACAACCTTGACTTTTTCATTCAAATCGCCTGTATCATGTGTGCCTGTGCCATCATAATCCACCCCATACCTTGCATCTCTTTGCAAAAGCTCTCTTAAGTCTTCTGTTGAGTGAAATACCCTTGTGTCGCTATTTTTAAGACTACCATTCACAACAGCGTTGTAGTAGTTTTGTGAAGCTACACCTTGATCGGTGGCTGGCCATGTCAAATTGTTTGCATTTGCGCCAACGCCTGGAGTGTATTGCACTCCACCATCTGGATTATACATCGGCGATAAATTTTGAGCCGAAGAACTATAAGTGTATTTGTGAGCGGTAATAACTCGCACGCTATTAAGGGTTAGGTTGCTAGTGGCATCTGTGCCATATGCAGCTCCTGTAGTAAAAGCTATAGCCGCACCAGCTGTTCCAGCACCGGTTATGGTTGCTGTAACATTTGTGCCATCAGCAGTCCATAAAGATGGAGTTCCAGTTTGTCCAGCTGGAGTATTTCTTGCTAAGGCAGCTGTAACAAATGTTTGAGTGGCTGCATTATAAGTGATATTATGTGCTTCACCGGCTGTGTTAGCAGCATTGACTACTAAATTGATATTTTTCATACTATCAGTTGTGCCGTTTGCATTGGTATTGATAAAGTCTATACCTGAACCATCAGCATTTTTTACCGCTCTTACACCTGTGCCCTCTCTGGTATCTGTAGCTGCGGTAAAGGTGTTGATGTATTGGATCGCTTGATCAAGGCTAGTGATAGTGTTGTTTTGTATAGCAACGCCATTTATCGTGATATCTAAATTTACGGTATTTGGTTGCACATTGCCATTTGTGCTTCCCCAAAATGCAGCGGTTTGACTTTGAGTTAAATTTGGATCAAAAGCATTAAGTCCAGTTTTATTTGTGCTAAACTCAGCATCAGCAAAACTCATCCAAATGCCTTGTCCATCACGAACATTTAAGCTTTGATATGAATCACCATCAAACAAAGAAGCAAAATCCACACCTTTTTCAGTTACGGCTTGCTCGTTGTTTGAAGTGGTATAAAACTGCGTTGTGCCACTATCGTTTTCATCAGTAGCTTGTCCTGTTTTGGTGTTGTAATTATACACTGAATCAAGGCTATAAATCACTCTTGAAGTTGCTTCATCGATCTTTAAGCCACTATTTAAAGAAGCATTAAGATAAATTTGTGAGCTAGGATTTGCTGGAAGTTGCATAGCAGGATCCCAGCTGATATTGCCTGCTGGCACGGTGGTATCAACGCGTCCTGTGGTAGGGTTTCTTACCCAGCCTTGCACGACATAACCTGAAGCATTGACAAAATTTCCAGCCGCATCAACATTAAATGCGCCGTCTCTTGTGAGGTATTTGCTGTCTCCGCCATCATCACTCACTAAGAAAAATCCATTTCCATTGATCGCTATATCATAGTTGCTATCTGTTCTTGTGATACTTCCTTGTGAGTGGATACGATAAGTTGAGTTTGCATTTACACCAAGCCCGATTTGCATCGCATTTTGTCCGCCTAGTTCGCCTGTTGGACGCGTAGCGATAGCCATAGTTTGAGAAAACATAGTGCTGTAATTAACACGAGAGTATTTAAAGCCGTTGGTGCTAACATTGGCGATGTTATTACCCTCAACATCCATACCGATTTGGTGCATTCTAAGTCCAGATACTCCAGACCAAAGTGATCTCATCATAGTGAATCCTTTATGAAATATTGTTTGCAATACATAAGCAAGAAGTGTTCCAACTTTTGAAAAAAACAAAACAAATCCGCAAAAATATAAAGAATTCACTTTTGCAAACTTTTTATATTAAGCACTTTTAAAAGTAAATTCAGCTAGAATTCTCGGCGTTTAAGTGCTTAACTTCTTTTCGGTGCGGAAAGGAGGGCTTGATTTGATAGGTAAGTTTTTAAAAATTCTTATTTTGATACTTGAGCTTATCAGGGAGCTTTTAAAACTCCTTGACAAAACTCTATAAATTCCAAGCTAGATTATACAAAACGCCCGCTTAAGCATAACTTAAACACAAATCAAGCACCCTTAAGAAGTCGCGGGCTGGGTGCTTTTTAAAGCTTAATAAAAAATAATCGCTTAAAAATATAAAATTTTTACTTTTGCAATTTTTTATATTAAGCACTTTTAAAAGCAAGTTCAGTTATAATTTTCTCGTTTAAGTGCTTAACTTCTTTTCGGTGCGGAAAGGGGTGGA
It includes:
- the flgE gene encoding flagellar hook protein FlgE: MMRSLWSGVSGLRMHQIGMDVEGNNIANVSTNGFKYSRVNYSTMFSQTMAIATRPTGELGGQNAMQIGLGVNANSTYRIHSQGSITRTDSNYDIAINGNGFFLVSDDGGDSKYLTRDGAFNVDAAGNFVNASGYVVQGWVRNPTTGRVDTTVPAGNISWDPAMQLPANPSSQIYLNASLNSGLKIDEATSRVIYSLDSVYNYNTKTGQATDENDSGTTQFYTTSNNEQAVTEKGVDFASLFDGDSYQSLNVRDGQGIWMSFADAEFSTNKTGLNAFDPNLTQSQTAAFWGSTNGNVQPNTVNLDITINGVAIQNNTITSLDQAIQYINTFTAATDTREGTGVRAVKNADGSGIDFINTNANGTTDSMKNINLVVNAANTAGEAHNITYNAATQTFVTAALARNTPAGQTGTPSLWTADGTNVTATITGAGTAGAAIAFTTGAAYGTDATSNLTLNSVRVITAHKYTYSSSAQNLSPMYNPDGGVQYTPGVGANANNLTWPATDQGVASQNYYNAVVNGSLKNSDTRVFHSTEDLRELLQRDARYGVDYDGTGTHDTGDLNEKVKVVVNETGNYVISNPNETTTTPSLTTIGGAASAPLTADPKNMNFQATEYQDAAGTISKNTAFSNVFQGWEGNLNTGTANKSTKDLALSAFGASLQVFDSLGTEHLISVEWVKQSTTLDGGNEWQMIIKVPEPATINTTGDGPTNIVVGNVRFGNDGSLISYSPRTINFSGNNGSAPNQQISLNLGSSGDFDGLVSNDQTSALQKQQTDGYKPGSLRQGAENIRVDQQGNIIGSFDNGIQLVLARVAMGNVTNDAGLEDMGGNLYRVSANSGDLTIGTSGTGGRGTMQTSALESSNADLSTSLTNLIIIQRAYQANSKTITTSDQLLNTLIQLKQ